The DNA sequence TGAAGCACAGGCTGAGGCCCGCATCCTGATGCTCGCCTCCAACAACATCCTGTCCCCGGCGTCCGGTAAGCCACTGGCCATGCCACGTCTGGACATGGTGACCGGTCTGTACTACCTGACCCTCAAGAAGTCCCCAGAGGAGTTCGGTGGCCAGGGTGCGTACAGGGCTGCCGATGAGAACGGCCCGGAGAAGGGTGTCTACTCTTCCTACGCTGAGGCCATCATGGCCTACGACCGTGGTGTTCTCGGCCTGCAGGCACCGATCAAGATCCGTCTTGATCACCTGCGTCCGCCGGTGGAGCGTGAAGATGAGCTGTTCCCAGATGGTTGGAAGCAGGGCGATACCTGGCTTGCCACCACCACACTGGGTCGCGTCATGTTCAATGAGATCCTGCCGTGGAACTACCCGTACCTCGAGGGCATCATGCTCCGTAAGGGCGGCGGCTCCGACAAGATCATGCTCGGCGACGTGGTCAATGACCTCGCTGCCAAGTACCCGATGATCACCGTGGCGCAGACCATGGACAAGATGAAGGATGCCGGCTTCTACTGGTCCACCCGCTCGGGTGTCACCATCGCCATGTCCGACGTTCTGGTTCTGCCGAACAAGGACGAGATCCTTGACCGCTACGAGGCATCTGCACGTCAGATCGAAGTGAAGTACAGCCGCGGTAAGCTCACCGGCCGTGAGCGCTATGACCGTCTGGTTGAGCTCTGGAAGGACGCAACCGATGAGGTCGGTCAGGCTGTCGAGGATCTCTATCCTGATGACAACCCGATTCCGATGATCGTGAAGTCCGGTGCTGCCGGTAACATGCGTCAGATCTGGACCCTTGCCGGTATGAAGGGCATGGTTGTGAACTCGAAGGGTGACTACATCACCCGTCCGATCAAGACCTCCTTCCGTGAGGGACTGACCGTTCTCGAGTACTTCAACAACTCCCACGGTTCCCGTAAGGGCCTTGCCGATACCGCGCTGCGTACCGCTGACTCCGGCTACCTGACCCGTCGTCTCGTCGACGTGGCGCAGGATGTCATTGTCCGCGTCGAGGATTGTGCCACCCGCCAGGGTGTGCGCGTTCCAGTGGCTGCAGAGGTTCTCGACTCCACCGGCGCTGTCACCGGTTACACCCGCCATGACCTGATCGAGACCTCCGTGTCCGGTCGTGTCCTGGCAGGCGACGCCACCAACGCTGAAGGCGAAGTCATCCTCGCAGCGGGCACCGACCTGACGGAGCTCAACATCGACCTCCTCGTTGAGGCCGGTATCGAGCAGGTCAAGGTGCGCTCCGTGCTCACCTGTCAGACCCCGACCGGTGTCTGTGCCAAGTGCTACGGCAAGTCCATGGCATCCGGCCAGCAGGTCGACATCGGAGAGGCTGTCGGTATTGTTGCCGCACAGTCCATTGGTGAGCCTGGTACCCAGCTGACAATGCGTACCTTCCACCAGGGTGGTGTCGGTGGCGATATCACCGGCGGTCTGCCCCGTGTGCAGGAGCTGTTCGAGGCACGTGTTCCGAAGAACCGTGCACCGATCGCCTCTGCCGACGGTGTGGTCCACCTCGAGGATGAGGGCAACTTCTACACCCTGACCGTCGTCCCTGATGATGGCTCAGACAATGTTGTCTACGAGAAGCTGTCCAAGCGACAGGGGCTCGCATCCCTGCGTGTGCCGATGGAATCCAACCCAGGTGCGTTCATCGAGCGCACCCTGGCAGAGGGTGACCGCGTCACCGTTGGTACTCGTCTGCTGCGCGGTGCGGCTGATCCGCATGACGTCCTGGAGATTCTGGGTCGTCGTGGTGTGGAGCAGCACCTCATTGATGAGGTGCAGGCTGTCTACCGTGCACAGGGTGTGGCCATCCACGATAAGCACATCGAGATCATCATCCGTCAGATGCTGCGTCGCGGTACCGTTATCGAGTCCGGTTCCACCGAGTTCCTCCCAGGTTCACTCGTGGACCTGTCCGAGGCGAAGCTGGCCAACTCGGAGGCCATCTCCAACGGTGGTCAGCCGGCGGAGCTGCGTTCTGAGATCATGGGTATCACCAAGGCGTCGCTGGCAACCGAGTCCTGGCTGTCCGCGGCCTCCTTCCAGGAGACCACCCGCGTGCTCACCGATGCTGCCATCAACAAGCGCTCCGACAAGCTGATCGGCCTGAAGGAGAACGTGATCATCGGTAAGCTGATCCCGGCCGGTACCGGTATCTCCCGTTACCGAAACATCTCGATCAAGCCCACCGAGGCGGCCCGCAACGCCGCCTACTCGATCCCCACCTATGGTGAGTCGATTTACGGTGACGACGGCTTCGGTGAATTCACCGGTGCCTCCGTCCCACTGGATGAGGCCTTCTAAGAGCAAGGAAGACCTACTCCGGCACTGAGCAATAGCTGGTCGCTGAAAGCCTGCCCCGCACGAGATCCTCGTGCGGGGCAGGCTTTTTTATGTACCATTGACGCAACGCTGCCGTGCCGCCTGTGGCACGTCCCGCCTGAGGGCAGTGCTTATCGACGAAAAGCCCTCACTCTCTTGGCTTCGTGACCACCGAAACCCCGCCCATCACGGCAAGTCCACTGATCTTGACCACCGGCGCGTCACGGGGGAGCGAGGACGGCGGGACAGTGGCCTTCTTATCCACCGTGGAGCCGAAACCACCCATGAGGCCGAAGCCATCGCAGATCACCCGCACACCCTCCGGGACAATGACCTCAATGCCACCCATGAGTGCGAAGGCCTTGATGGTGATCGATCCGCTTTCGAAACTGGCCTCACGGAGATCCACCAGATTGCCGCCCATCACCGTGATGCTGGTGTGATTGCTCGGGCATAGCCAGTTGCCTGCACGTTCCGCACCGCCCATGACGGACATTGACAGTGGCGATCCGCCCTGGTGGCCGCTGATCTGGCTGCTGACCCGTGCCACAGCCTGGGAGGTGGGATCGTGATGTGGCGCCGGCCGGTGGGGATCAAGGTGGGCGGGCAGGGCGCTGGGAGAATCAGTCACATCCGCCAGGAGGGGGCGGAGCTCATCCACGTAGCGTGCGGACCATGCCAGGGATGATCGCTCATCGAACTCTGCGAGGGTGAGCTGGCCCCGGGACAGTGCTGCTGAGAGCTCTTCGACGGTTGCGCTGCGGTTATCATCTGAGGCGCGTCTGCGAGGGGCATTGTCTTCCGTCATGTTGTTCATAGCTCCAGCATAAAGCGATCCCGGTGTGAAAACACGGGCTAACCGCAGTGGGTGCTTGGATCCTGTTTGTAAATCCAAGGGGCTGGTGGTAGGGTAACCCGATGAGTCCCACTCTAGTAGTTGGGAATTGACGGCACCTCGCTGCACGCGCTGATTCGTCCCATGATTAAACATGGAACGTTGGCGCATGTGAGCTTTGGTAGGTGTCCGTGACACGTCGGTCGGGCCCCGAAAAGAGCCCTTTTTTTCGCGTGTCTGGACACTTTATCTATCCCATGCGCCATCAAGAACTCAACGCGTGCCTAGCTTTTAATGAGGCGGCACGTCAGCTTTACAGAACAACTCCGAAATAAGGATGGTTCATGCCAACTATTCAGCAGCTGGTCCGCAAGGGCCGCCACGATAAGTCCACCAAGGTGGCTACCGCGGCACTGAAGGGTTCCCCTCAGCGTCGTGGCGTGTGCACCCGTGTGTACACCACCACCCCTAAGAAGCCTAACTCTGCTCTGCGTAAGGTCGCCCGTGTGCGCCTCACCTCCGGCATTGAGGTTTCCGCCTACATCCCAGGTGAGGGCCACAACCTCCAGGAGCACTCCATGGTGCTCGTTCGCGGTGGTCGTGTTAAGGACCTCCCGGGTGTCCGTTACAAGATCGTTCGCGGCGCACTGGATACCCAGGGCGTCAAGGACCGCAAGCAGGCTCGTTCCCGCTACGGCGCGAAGAGGGGATAATTAAAAATGCGTAAGTCAGCAGCTCCCAAGCGTCCTATTGTCAAGGACCCAGTCTACGATTCACAGCTGGTCACCCAGCTCGTGAACAAGATCCTCACCGGTGGCAAGAAGTCCACCGCAGAGCGCATCGTCTACGGTGCCCTCGAGATCTGCCGCGAGAAGACCGGCCTTGAGCCAGTCGGAACCCTGGAAAAGGCTCTGGGCAACGTCCGTCCAGACCTCGAGGTTCGTTCACGCCGTGTCGGTGGCGCAACCTACCAGGTTCCTGTTGAGGTCCGTCCGGACCGCTCCACCACCCTGGCTCTGCGTTGGTTGGTGACCTTCACCCGTCAGCGTCGTGAGAACACGATGATCGAGCGTCTCGCCAACGAGATCATGGATGCGGCCAACGGCCTTGGTGCTTCCGTGAAGCGTCGTGAGGACACTCACAAGATGGCTGAGGCCAACCGCGCCTTCGCTCACTACCGCTGGTAGTAAGAACCACCATGATCGCCCACTCACCCATTTCCCACCTGCTGTTTCCACGCGCCCTGTCATGGGGACGTGCGCCAGCAACGGTGGGGGACCGGTGATTGGGCTTTTGGTCTCATTAGTGGAGATCAAACCCCGCGATCCTCTTCTGGGTCGCCGCTGCTCAGGCAGTGTGTTACACAGGAACTTTAGAGCGGTCGGGGCTGGCACTATGCCAGCTGCGCCACTTAATGGCAAAATGTAACAAGAGAATTATCCGTAGGTGTCTAACTGAATCATCCAGGGCGCTGGAGAAGGAACCCCTCACCGGGGATCAGGAACCAGCGCCCGGGCTGAAGCGGGAAGCGCCACAACCAACAAGTTGGGGTACCACTGTGGCACAAGACGTGCTTAAGGATCTGAACAAGGTCCGCAACATCGGCATCATGGCTCACATTGACGCCGGTAAGACCACCACCACCGAACGCATCCTCTTCTACACCGGCATCAACCGTAAGGTCGGCGAGACCCACGACGGTGGCGCAACCACCGACTGGATGGAGCAGGAGAAGGAACGCGGCATCACCATCACCTCCGCCGCGGTGACCTGTTTCTGGGACAACAACCAGATCAACATCATTGACACCCCGGGTCACGTTGACTTCACCGTTGAGGTCGAGCGTTCCCTGCGTGTCCTCGATGGCGCAGTTGCTGTCTTCGACGGCAAGGAGGGCGTTGAGCCTCAGTCCGAGCAGGTCTGGCGTCAGGCAACCAAGTACGACGTTCCACGTATCTGCTTCGTCAACAAGATGGACAAGCTGGGCGCGGACTTCTACTTCACCGTGGGCACCATCGAGGATCGCCTCGGTGCCAAGCCACTGGTTATGCAGCTCCCAATCGGTGCAGAGGATGCCTTCGACGGCGTCGTTGACCTTCTTGAGATGAAGGCCCTGACCTGGCGCGGCGTCACCCCGATCGGTACCGACGCCACCGTTGAGG is a window from the Corynebacterium faecale genome containing:
- a CDS encoding DNA-directed RNA polymerase subunit beta', encoding MLDVNVFDELRIGLATADDIRRWSKGEVKKPETINYRTLKPEKDGLFCERIFGPTRDWECACGKYKRVRYKGIICERCGVEVTKSKVRRERMGHIELAAPVTHIWYFKGVPSRLGYLLDLAPKDLDLIIYFGANIITSVDDEARHSDQSTLEAEMLLEKKDVEADAEADIADRAEKLEEDLAELEAAGAKADARRKVQNAAEKEMQHIRERSEREIDRLEEIWQTFIKLAPKQMIRDEKLYDELVDRYEDYFTGGMGAESIQTLIRGFDLDAESEELRDIIQNGKGQKKMRALKRLKVVAAFQRSGNDPAGMVLNAIPVIPPELRPMVQLDGGRFATSDLNDLYRRVINRNNRLKRMIELGAPEIIVNNEKRMLQESVDALFDNGRRGRPVTGPGNRPLKSLSDLLKGKQGRFRQNLLGKRVDYSGRSVIIVGPQLRLHECGLPKLMALELFKPFVMKRLVENEYAQNIKSAKRMVERQRPEVWDVLEEAISEHPVMLNRAPTLHRLGIQAFEPVLVEGKAIQLHPLACEAFNADFDGDQMAVHLPLSAEAQAEARILMLASNNILSPASGKPLAMPRLDMVTGLYYLTLKKSPEEFGGQGAYRAADENGPEKGVYSSYAEAIMAYDRGVLGLQAPIKIRLDHLRPPVEREDELFPDGWKQGDTWLATTTLGRVMFNEILPWNYPYLEGIMLRKGGGSDKIMLGDVVNDLAAKYPMITVAQTMDKMKDAGFYWSTRSGVTIAMSDVLVLPNKDEILDRYEASARQIEVKYSRGKLTGRERYDRLVELWKDATDEVGQAVEDLYPDDNPIPMIVKSGAAGNMRQIWTLAGMKGMVVNSKGDYITRPIKTSFREGLTVLEYFNNSHGSRKGLADTALRTADSGYLTRRLVDVAQDVIVRVEDCATRQGVRVPVAAEVLDSTGAVTGYTRHDLIETSVSGRVLAGDATNAEGEVILAAGTDLTELNIDLLVEAGIEQVKVRSVLTCQTPTGVCAKCYGKSMASGQQVDIGEAVGIVAAQSIGEPGTQLTMRTFHQGGVGGDITGGLPRVQELFEARVPKNRAPIASADGVVHLEDEGNFYTLTVVPDDGSDNVVYEKLSKRQGLASLRVPMESNPGAFIERTLAEGDRVTVGTRLLRGAADPHDVLEILGRRGVEQHLIDEVQAVYRAQGVAIHDKHIEIIIRQMLRRGTVIESGSTEFLPGSLVDLSEAKLANSEAISNGGQPAELRSEIMGITKASLATESWLSAASFQETTRVLTDAAINKRSDKLIGLKENVIIGKLIPAGTGISRYRNISIKPTEAARNAAYSIPTYGESIYGDDGFGEFTGASVPLDEAF
- a CDS encoding DUF1707 SHOCT-like domain-containing protein; the encoded protein is MNNMTEDNAPRRRASDDNRSATVEELSAALSRGQLTLAEFDERSSLAWSARYVDELRPLLADVTDSPSALPAHLDPHRPAPHHDPTSQAVARVSSQISGHQGGSPLSMSVMGGAERAGNWLCPSNHTSITVMGGNLVDLREASFESGSITIKAFALMGGIEVIVPEGVRVICDGFGLMGGFGSTVDKKATVPPSSLPRDAPVVKISGLAVMGGVSVVTKPRE
- the rpsL gene encoding 30S ribosomal protein S12; this encodes MPTIQQLVRKGRHDKSTKVATAALKGSPQRRGVCTRVYTTTPKKPNSALRKVARVRLTSGIEVSAYIPGEGHNLQEHSMVLVRGGRVKDLPGVRYKIVRGALDTQGVKDRKQARSRYGAKRG
- the rpsG gene encoding 30S ribosomal protein S7, with the translated sequence MRKSAAPKRPIVKDPVYDSQLVTQLVNKILTGGKKSTAERIVYGALEICREKTGLEPVGTLEKALGNVRPDLEVRSRRVGGATYQVPVEVRPDRSTTLALRWLVTFTRQRRENTMIERLANEIMDAANGLGASVKRREDTHKMAEANRAFAHYRW